Proteins from one Kiritimatiellia bacterium genomic window:
- a CDS encoding ThiF family adenylyltransferase, with product MSDTASMPWLQARFPAGGLSVKIVGLGGTGSQVARGLCLYLGAAAADSRIVLLDGDAFEPANASRMFFSRPGNKAEVLREDLLPFLADSRVTLLAAGEYVTAENLPRWIQSGDIVFLCVDNHATRKLVGDFCAGRGAAPAPADLTLISGGNDGIETTPEGEVRRGTYGNAQVYLRRNGADVTPDLSRFHPEIAAPRDRLPTDKGCSELMDSVPQLFFANLLVASVMLNTFYLLACGALGYHEIAFDLAEGLCRPVGAPLEPRGL from the coding sequence ATGAGCGATACCGCCTCCATGCCCTGGTTGCAGGCCCGGTTCCCGGCCGGGGGGTTGTCCGTCAAGATCGTCGGCCTCGGCGGCACCGGCTCGCAGGTCGCGCGCGGGCTGTGCCTCTACCTCGGGGCCGCGGCCGCGGACAGCCGGATCGTACTGCTGGACGGCGACGCGTTCGAGCCGGCCAATGCCTCGCGGATGTTCTTCAGCCGGCCGGGCAACAAGGCCGAGGTGCTCCGGGAGGATTTGCTGCCGTTCCTCGCGGACAGCCGCGTGACGCTGCTGGCGGCGGGCGAATACGTGACGGCGGAGAACCTGCCGCGGTGGATCCAGTCGGGCGACATCGTCTTCCTGTGCGTGGACAACCACGCCACCCGGAAGCTGGTCGGCGACTTCTGCGCCGGGCGCGGCGCGGCGCCCGCGCCGGCGGACCTCACGCTCATCAGCGGGGGCAACGACGGCATCGAGACCACGCCCGAGGGCGAGGTGCGGCGCGGGACGTACGGCAACGCGCAGGTGTACCTGCGGCGGAACGGGGCGGACGTCACGCCGGACCTGTCCCGGTTTCATCCCGAGATCGCGGCGCCGCGCGACCGGCTGCCGACGGACAAGGGCTGCTCTGAACTGATGGACTCGGTGCCCCAGCTTTTTTTCGCGAACCTGCTCGTGGCCTCGGTTATGCTGAACACGTTTTACCTGCTGGCGTGCGGGGCGCTCGGTTACCACGAAATCGCCTTCGACCTGGCCGAAGGGCTCTGCCGGCCGGTCGGCGCTCCCCTGGAGCCCCGGGGCTTATGA
- a CDS encoding cell division protein FtsW, with protein MKPDTQKKERRENRELALLMAVVLLLVAFGLAVLASAGSVRGRALAGDPAYFVKRQAAWLILGLAAAWAGYRLPYPLWRRWTRPLALGAIVLLLAVLFLGPRIGGSRRWLRVGEITVQPSELAKFAAIVMIAARIAGTPLRTQRYKEGLLIPGGLALLLASLVLLEPDVGTAVLMGGIGVVLLFVSGFRVHPLVLAGLVLALGGALYVRLDPVRWRRVEAWWWPERHPAIAHQFLESRNAFILGGTRIQPGRSIQKHYYLPEPHTDFIYAILAEEYGVWGSTSVLALFGLFLFLGTRISRRAPDLFGALLGFGITLSVSLQAMFNIAVVTGMLPTKGITLPFFSYGGSSLVMSLFQVGILLNIGRRSLGRDPLAPPAGDRVFESSFAGLATARERQ; from the coding sequence ATGAAACCCGATACACAGAAGAAAGAGCGGCGCGAGAACCGGGAACTCGCGCTGCTCATGGCCGTCGTGCTGCTGCTGGTCGCCTTCGGGCTGGCGGTGCTCGCGAGCGCGGGCAGCGTCCGCGGCCGGGCGCTGGCGGGCGACCCGGCCTACTTCGTCAAGCGCCAGGCGGCCTGGTTGATCCTCGGTCTCGCGGCCGCGTGGGCGGGGTACCGCCTGCCGTACCCGCTCTGGCGCCGGTGGACCCGGCCCCTCGCGCTGGGGGCCATCGTGCTGCTGCTCGCCGTCCTGTTCCTCGGGCCGCGGATCGGCGGCAGCCGGCGCTGGCTTCGGGTCGGCGAGATCACGGTCCAGCCGTCGGAGCTGGCCAAGTTCGCGGCCATCGTCATGATCGCCGCCCGGATCGCCGGCACGCCCCTGCGGACGCAGCGGTACAAGGAAGGGCTGCTGATCCCCGGCGGGCTGGCGCTGCTGCTGGCCTCGCTCGTGCTGCTGGAGCCGGACGTCGGCACGGCGGTGCTGATGGGCGGGATCGGGGTTGTGCTGCTGTTCGTCTCCGGGTTCCGCGTGCACCCGCTGGTGCTCGCGGGGCTGGTGCTCGCGCTGGGCGGCGCGCTCTATGTCCGGCTGGACCCCGTCCGCTGGCGCCGGGTCGAGGCCTGGTGGTGGCCCGAGCGGCACCCGGCCATCGCCCACCAGTTCCTCGAGTCCCGCAACGCGTTCATCCTCGGCGGCACGCGCATCCAGCCGGGCCGCAGCATCCAGAAGCACTACTACCTGCCGGAGCCGCACACCGATTTCATCTACGCGATCCTGGCCGAGGAGTACGGCGTGTGGGGCTCGACGTCGGTCCTCGCGCTGTTCGGCCTGTTTCTTTTCCTGGGCACCCGGATCAGCCGGCGCGCCCCGGACCTGTTCGGCGCGCTGCTGGGCTTCGGGATCACGCTGTCCGTTTCGCTCCAGGCGATGTTTAACATCGCCGTGGTCACGGGCATGTTGCCCACCAAGGGCATCACGCTTCCGTTCTTCAGCTACGGCGGCAGTTCGCTGGTCATGTCGCTGTTCCAGGTCGGCATCCTGCTCAACATCGGACGCCGGTCGCTGGGCCGCGATCCCCTGGCGCCGCCGGCCGGGGACCGGGTCTTCGAATCGTCTTTCGCCGGGCTTGCGACGGCGCGGGAACGGCAGTAG